TGCTGTTGCGAgtaatgaaaatacaaaagttTGTTCTTGTTTAGTAGTCAATGGTGCACCAAAgagaattgaaaataaatatgatacacCCACTGCTAGCACAgtggaaattaaaaactgaaatatccAGAATATAGGATTGGATTTTGGCTTGATTTGATTTGTTATTCTACTGACTAGATAAGAATGACAGGCAAATTTGACAAATTCAATTACATAacatgtaacaataataatcgtcGAGTTGcgatcaattaataaattgtagtttTTATCCAACAAGAGCCACACAAATAGGCCCAAATAACAAAACGAGCTGAAGCAGTGTGGTATGAGTTCTGGATCCTTGTTAGCTTCAGTTTGAATGAAAGCACTTGGCGCTTTATATTCAGATGGATTCGAAGTATTGATCAATACATTAGACGattccatttttttaataatgtttcgaAGGTTTTTCTTAGCCATTGTTCAATAAgactgattaaaattaatttagtactcACAGCCAACAGTCgtgtattatatcatagtaaATCGTATGAACTTATTCGCTTATGTTTAAAGTTCCATCGACATTTTATGGAcgtcgatataataatataattggttcgttctataatgttttaatttttaattcgcgGATCGGAACGGAAcgcaatatatttatctacacTTTTAAGGTTATGATCTAAATTCTGTGCATAGAATTCGAATACAATACTCACGGAGTATTGACTATTAAGCTTGAGTAATACAGACCCTCTTGTGCAGGAGCGCTCGGAGCCCTCAAGCGGCCCAAGTTAACTGTGCACTACACGCCTACACAGTACACggtaaaaaagtttatatcagtatattgtagaagaaaaatatttcgacttggaataaacaacaaatcatattatcatttatcattggCCGccgaatttaataattatgggcCGGTTGcactaaactataaaaactaaaactatattatattaatttaataaataggtattggtccaataaattgagttattgaatcaataaaaattaaaatacattgcaTAAAGCTATAATACCTTATTGAATCAATAAGTTATCGACCGTTAGTCACAATTGATTCATttgattcattaatttataggcCCGATTTTGGTCCAATAAGTTTTATcagttcaataaaataaaattaatgaaagtttatcaacataataatgagatatttgtttttttattattttcgaataaaatgtcaatttgcatataattttgtattcaaaaataaaatatctaaatataatataatatcataaagatACAACGGTCGTAATTAATGGTACTGTTATCGTTAATCTCTttgctaaatatttttcagatgcCTATTCTAATGTACAACAGCCACTGCCATTTAATTCTTCTTctctaaatacaaataaaataaatctaaattctaTTTCCTTCATTGAAATGGATGTCCTTAATCTAATCTCTAGTATCAAATTTAGTTCTATAGGTCGGTTGGTATACCGTCCATATTTCTTTATAGCTGTAGATTTATCTTAATcaatatctttaatttatctctaaaaaaaagttttaaaattaatagccTTAATATTAGAGATTCAAAATCTTTTTATCCACTTTtctcaacaaaaattatatcttgAACTGCTTATATCTCCTGCTAACCTTCTTATGGCTGCAAGTAATACTTTCATCTTTGatatatttgaaaagtattattattttttaactatactcaatttgttttttatatttacttttacgttttattattacattcaatctctaattatgtaataactataacttaTTGAATTATGTATTACTTTTCACAcacaatgttaatattattatgttttaggaCTCACGtccgtttatattaaataaataaataaataataaaataaacaatgatttgtgcaacgatttttaatatttatccatcgataaaatattttatcaagccAATAAAACTTATGgagctaataaattattggatcaattaaataaatattagatgttttttgtgtaaccggccatatatatttttattttacatttaataatattaattatgttacttATTGATAGACTAATTTTTGCCATTTACTATAaagaatacatatattacatgcaTAGGCGTAATTTTGGGCAGGGGACTTAGGGGGCTGAGCCCCACagttttttaggttttttaagaaatttaaagttatttattagaaataattataaaatataaaacgtaatttcTAATCAGAATATccgataggtaggtatttttaGCCCTCCCTTCTAACATGACAAATTTACGACTatgattaaatagtaaatgtttaattcaaCATATTcaatatgaataaatgtaaaacaaaactatttttttctttaggaatatatattgtatggcCAAGCATATCTATAAATTCATTTCTAAAAAGTGGTGAATTTATGGCGGTGATATGGTCACTCCCCAGACatcatgttatacattttaacatgcACGTTTATCTGTGCGTTCTCGTTCCTAAATTAGCATCATTTGGCAACGATAACGagacaacaattataatagaagTGTTAGTGTTACATTTTTCACATCCTTatgctttatatttttcattttactcagatttttattatgttaaacttaGTTACTTAGTATATACATGTAGTGCTGAATTTAAGGGTCTCAAGGAAACTACTAAAGAAAAAGACATCACTTTGTATCTCTGTACCTATATCAGTTTCaagaaaatagtatattaatggATAACATTtgatgtaaaataacaattaaaaatcaaattgaaaCATATTAAGTTATGttggataaatatattttatacattagttGAGCTATTTAACCACATTGTCTGTAcaatctttaattattatctaaaaatgtaatacaatctatttaatatatctgataataggtaggtaattcaaataaaaggtTTTCTACAACAAttagttttttgtattttgtagatattatttattattgttaggtattattatttttttaaattatattttaagttttaggcatt
This sequence is a window from Rhopalosiphum maidis isolate BTI-1 chromosome 1, ASM367621v3, whole genome shotgun sequence. Protein-coding genes within it:
- the LOC113559453 gene encoding phosphatidylinositol-glycan biosynthesis class F protein, with the translated sequence MAKKNLRNIIKKMESSNVLINTSNPSEYKAPSAFIQTEANKDPELIPHCFSSFCYLGLFVWLLLDKNYNLLIDRNSTIIIVTCYVIEFVKFACHSYLVSRITNQIKPKSNPIFWIFQFLISTVLAVGVSYLFSILFGAPLTTKQEQTFVFSLLATALIITPTAIQLGSNILPLLLTDCFETEFDNNVEVFEKNNFRATILGGFIGAAVIPFDWETEWQRWPIPCSVGLIAGHLLANVYEIICWQFKTLKKYSIKKNKF